From the genome of Lineus longissimus chromosome 8, tnLinLong1.2, whole genome shotgun sequence, one region includes:
- the LOC135492133 gene encoding galactose-3-O-sulfotransferase 2-like produces MVEAHGAASGPVVMKRPQFRFFAKLLLLMLTTLALLMVLGVLRSRSNDVHEWNSSSLYLPEAPEYANGQANLGTRLKGQQCFPAQDVYFLKVHKCASTTVASMFVRYAQKMDLTFGQTRTIGYSNSTGWLGWPDRFQPHHVIGTYVKGQTQNRKYQYEEFLEGQKINIVALHTIYDRDTVRRVMPDDTVSIAIIRKPFEQFQSIFDFSEFNLIKQANLTDSDPMSTFLESPEKYDIPLYGKKFIKNFMMTEFGYDNKDEEDSRRIRTFLKFIDRHFHLVMIAEHFYESIILMKRYLCWTTEDVVFLNLMVNHRKPHYVTSDDLVRYLYLEAMHRSWSRADYILYDYFNKTLWRRIQQETEDFQEEVNHLKYVTNEIAFFCNRPPDGTMLYFKTTRWGAQFNISAATCDYLNVSLYTGIYEALRDVPIEEREHHMPSMNSGVLVVSIVFSCLLLLAVVIAYVSKLCWPQKPRFRGKPVHYS; encoded by the exons ATGGTTGAGGCACATGGTGCAGCTAGTGGACCGGTAGTGATGAAGAGACCGCAGTTCCGATTCTTCGCAAAGCTTCTTCTCCTGATGCTTACAACTCTTGCCCTGCTGATGGTCCTTGGTGTGCTGAGGTCAAGGTCGAATGATGTACACGAGTGGAACAG TTCATCACTGTACCTTCCGGAGGCACCAGAATATGCAAATGGGCAAGCAAACTTGGGAACGAGGCTGAAGGGTCAACAGTGCTTCCCAGCGCAAGATGTCTACTTTCTGAAGGTTCACAAATGTGCCTCTACCACAGTTGCAAGCATGTTTGTCAGGTATGCCCAAAAGATGGACCTGACGTTTGGCCAGACTCGTACGATTGGTTATTCAAACTCCACAGGTTGGCTCGGATGGCCTGATAGGTTCCAGCCTCATCACGTCATCGGAACTTATGTCAAAGGTCAGACGCAAAACCGGAAGTATCAGTACGAGGAGTTTTTAGAAGGACAGAAAATCAACATTGTTGCGTTGCATACCATTTATGATCGAGATACAGTAAGGCGGGTTATGCCCGATGATACAGTTAGTATTGCAATTATACGAAAACCTTTCGAACAGTTTCAGTCAATTTTTGATTTCTCTGAATTTAACTTAATAAAGCAAGCGAATCTCACCGATTCCGACCCAATGTCGACATTTCTAGAATCTCCAGAAAAATATGACATTCCACTTTACGggaaaaaattcatcaaaaacttCATGATGACGGAGTTTGGATATGATaacaaagatgaagaagacagCCGCAGAATCAGAACTTTTCTTAAATTCATTGACCGACATTTTCATCTGGTCATGATTGCGGAGCATTTTTATGAGTCTATCATTCTCATGAAAAGATATCTCTGCTGGACTACAGAGGATGTTGTGTTTCTTAACCTCATGGTGAACCACCGGAAGCCACATTACGTCACTTCCGACGATTTGGTGCGGTACTTGTATCTGGAGGCCATGCACAGGAGCTGGAGTCGAGCAGACTATATTTTGTACgattatttcaataaaacatTATGGAGACGAATTCAACAAGAAACTGAGGATTTCCAAGAGGAAGTCAACCACTTAAAATACGTCACGAACGAAATAGCCTTTTTCTGTAATCGTCCGCCAGATGGCACTATGTTATATTTCAAAACCACCAGATGGGGTGCACAGTTTAAcatcagtgctgccacctgtgacTATTTAAATGTCAGTCTTTACACTGGAATTTACGAAGCTCTTCGTGACGTTCCCATAGAAGAACGAGAACATCACATGCCCTCCATGAACTCTGGGGTTCTGGTCGTTTCTATTGTCTTCTCTTGTTTACTGCTTCTAGCTGTGGTGATTGCATATGTATCTAAGCTTTGCTGGCCTCAGAAACCTAGGTTTAGAGGCAAACCAGTGCATTATTCTTGA
- the LOC135492135 gene encoding fibroleukin-like, with protein MPTPNVLHVSRELSYFDCARKCSGMVDECGWMNFKENATADNCELGKTPKDAGCTDLVERNGFSFYLKEPFCSHNTAYDPLLELCKVCPLGFTGRRCEVRVYDCGDYYHAKLDSNKKGIGRRHIWPEKSKEPFEVSCWFTGNGQTLIQRQKYKKDFNMTRNWFNYTEGFSMSGSFWLGNRYIHEIVAGDRPYRLLLKFARFTDTPYTLTIGGTFTNFYIENETKNFQVTVTSKSKSNLARLPNGTYFSTYDRDNDGNASVNCAQDYGGGWWFGVFCAEANVNGPRLLESEWSAEVWPQLSWGTKARTSGLRESWMMLEVDSSYTYPGSY; from the exons TTGTGCGCGAAAATGTAGTGGTATGGTTGATGAATGTGGCTGGATGAATTTCAAGGAGAACGCTACAGCAGATAACTGTGAGTTGGGGAAGACGCCAAAGGATGCCGGCTGTACTGACCTTGTAGAGAGGAATGGCTTCAGCTTTTACCTTAAG GAGCCGTTCTGTTCCCATAACACCGCTTATGATCCTTTGCTAGAACTATGTAAGGTTTGCCCATTAGGTTTTACTGGGCGACGCTGTGAAGTCAGAGTTTATG ATTGTGGAGATTACTACCATGCTAAATTAGACTCGAATAAAAAAGGCATTGGCCGCAGACACATCTGGCCTGAGAAGTCTAAGGAACCATTCGAGGTTTCATGCTGGTTCACTGGAAATGGCCAGACTCTCATTCAAagacaaaaatataaaaaagactTCAACATGACTCGAAATTGGTTTAACTACACAGAAGGCTTCTCGATGTCCGGAAGCTTCTGGCTAGGCAACCGATACATTCACGAGATCGTCGCTGGAGATCGCCCGTATAGGTTGCTCTTAAAGTTTGCAAGGTTCACTGACACTCCCTACACTTTGACAATTGGTGGGACCTTTACGAATTTCTATATAGAAAACGAAACCAAGAACTTCCAAGTTACCGTGACATCGAAATCGAAATCAAATCTCGCGAGGTTGCCAAATGGTACGTACTTTTCGACGTACGATAGAGACAACGATGGCAACGCCAGTGTCAATTGTGCGCAGGACTACGGTGGTGGGTGGTGGTTCGGGGTGTTTTGCGCAGAAGCGAATGTGAACGGACCGCGACTGCTTGAGAGCGAGTGGAGTGCGGAAGTTTGGCCGCAGCTGTCTTGGGGGACCAAGGCCAGGACGAGTGGACTCAGGGAGTCATGGATGATGCTTGAGGTGGACTCATCGTACACTTACCCGGGGAGTTACTGA